The genomic segment GAACACACTTAGGATTTCGCCTCATTGGAAGAACTCAAAGCTCTAAACAGAAGATGTGTATTTGTGGAGTGCGGCTGTTATTCTAagcttgattttattttgtgtatcttcATCCCTTTGATGTCCTAACTTTTGTCCCATGTCTGTTTTTATCACGCTCAATTTTATGATCTTTTTTCTAGCATTATAATGTTGTGCCTTTGTGGCCTGGCCTCCATTGAAAAAGATATTTTAATCCcaatgttaaataaaaaagacgAATCTGTGTGAATCATCTTCTATCATCAATTTAGGTGATAAAttacaaagaacaaaataacTTCTTCACCTTGTATCACCTTGTGAGTCTCTTAAACAGTTTATACACACATTTTAGTGAGAACAAAAGAGTATTGATTGAATTTCCAACAAAGATCTGTTTAGATTTTTGGACTTCCTTTGTTAGAGTCATAACAGCGCTCCACTCTTTTTGCTCTTTGTAGGCCAAAACTGGAGACAGATGACGCATTTCAAAGttaaaattgaactgaacagTCTGACTAACAGTAAGCGTCATTTCTAACctttttttgttcagtgggTGTAAAGCACACAGGCCTACACACCTCTGTAGGGAGGACAGTATTCTTAAGTCTGCTTTATTATATAGAAACTGCAAGATGTGACTCTTGATATTTTCTTGAATTACTTAAAATGTTTAAGCCTGTATTCATACTAAGCAACGTGAATGTGATTTATTAGttattttgattcattttagcTGCCTTGCACCTGTATTTGACGTAAGCACGTTCCCAGTATTGACTTTTGACAACTTGTAGTCCTATTGATCAACTTGTATTGTGATAGTGCATGTATTTTTCAGTAAAGATGCAGTATTTAGAATATTTGTCGTCCCTCCCTCCTCAAAGATTCTCTTGTTTAGCTAATTTActtgagaaggaaaaaaatccacaggACTCCTGTGTAAAAAGGCCAAAATTAAGTATTTTAAAGCACAATTTTGCCATATCTTCTTATAGGTGTATCCAAAATTACGTTCTCCTAATTAgaaatagcaacaaaaaaagtacattttctaCATAATCACCTCAATGAACCACTGACTACAACAGAGATTTCCTCTGTTACTCTTAATAGAACATCCTGACATCAATATTAAGCTGGCATTTAACAAATTACTACTACACATATTTATCCTAATTTCCATTATCCCTTCACCAAAACACAGGCTGTACTTATTTATGGAGCTAAATCTCGTATAAACGTATCTTGGCTCCCATATCTACCATAAATTGGTGCATAAAAATTAATCATAATGCAGAAAATTAAGTGTTCGATGGTGAGAAAATCAAACCTCCGCCAATGCTTTGACCTGTGCTGTGGGATTTATTACGCTACAGCCCACAGTGCATGCTGCTGAAAACCGCTTTTGCGCGtcagaggacagaggagggtcTCCTTGCGCGTTCCCGTGCGTGCGCACCTCCTGCTATCCGATCCAACCCCCGTCTATTCGCTGACTCAGTGCCTTAAGCAGCATCACCGTTCACCAGGACAGAGCTACAGCATCCTCTGTGGAGAAATACATCAGCCATGGCCAAAACAGCGACCGGTAAGCACGATTTTGActgattctgtttaaaaaagacggatggatggatggatggatggatggatggatggagacagGTGCATCCTTTCTGTGAGGTGTCGGCCTACCAGCTGGTGGTCTCCCTCCAGTAAAGATACTCTTCATAAATGCTCTTATTTGAAAGATGAATACTGAATTAAATCATCTTTTGCGTCTTTTCCACCGATTTGGGGCCTTTTGTGTGCGCACATGAGCAGCAATATGCGCCTCCACGCCGCGCATCCTCCTCTCCTCTAATGTCTCCTTTATTGTCCTCTTCTGTGCAAatcattttatgcttttttttaatctcatatTGTGTAACATCGTGTGATGAGTGGGTGTGGATCGGCCCCGTTATTTACAGCGCTGCACCCACGGCTCATGCTACAGCGGCCCCAGCATGCAGCATAATGCAGACGGACCCCACCCAAGATGCTGGGCTGCTGATTATTTAGCCGACAGCAGAGCTCAGAGGGCTTCATCTGCTTCCACTCAAGCATCGCTTTGCTCTAAATACACCTGTGCAGgcttatttttctatttatcttTAACTCCTGGTTGATGCATccattcatttctatgggaTTGATCATTTTATTATTCCCTCATGCTTCACATTGGCATGGATGCATCAGCAGCTGTGACTGGTGtattgtgtaaaaaaatatatgcttTTATTCCATCAAGTCACCTTTTACTCCCCAGCAGTCTCATATTAAGATATTAAAACTATTGCATTAATTTCTCCCGCCCCTCTGGTTGTGAGTTATTGTTGCAGGTCAGACATTTAGCATATTTGTTTACATAGTGTTGCTCTGCTTTTGGATGCATATCTGAAACGTTGCCCTAAAATGAGCGGTGCATTTATTAAAATACAACACGGTGCACCGGTTGGCTTCATTGTAATGGTGGCGGTGGTGTTGTGGTGGGGCAGACAGGTGTATGGTGGGGTGGGAGGCAGGCCAGCCCTGCAGCAAGAGGCCGCCTCACACAGTGGCCTTTGCAGCAGAAGGCTGAGCAGCACTCACAATCTGGAATCGACTCCAAGGAGGCAGGTGGACACGAGTGtggagtgggaaaaaaaaaaatcctagatGAGATTAAAAATAGCCCCGGGAGTTGGTGAAAACTAATTTTAAACAAAGTCGAGGTGATTAATCAGCTGTATTTGACACCATAATATCCTCGGCATAGCAGTAATACATGGAAAGGTGCTTCTTATTATTGTTTCCATGATACAGGGTGACACACAGGGCCTTTTAAACACCCATTAAAGTCACAGTAATACATTCTATAGACAATATGCaatttcaggtgtaatattGCGTTAttgtgcagcatttttttcagtgtattgTACTTATTACTTATTCATGCCTTGTACCTTTTTTTATGAGACTTCcattctgtctttctttgtaCTCTTATTATAGTTTCATCTGTATctagctgctgtaacatgtacATTTCCCtgtgagggatcaataaagtttatcttatctctATTCTATTAGACTCTGCTTTAAGCGTGCACTTCTTATTCACTTCATATTTGCTGTTTATTctcatgtttctgtatttttttcagagcaAAATCAGGCAATAAAGCTTATATATCTTAATGCATGTTTGTTCACTCCTACAGAAAACATTCATCCAATTAATTATTAAGCATCGCAGCACTTATGTACATTTAAGACCTTCAACAGATCATTAATGCAATGGTCATACCGATGCTAACTGGCTCTTGAGTAATTCCGTCCTTCCTAACTTGTAATATCTTCATTTGGAAATGTTTCAAATGCATTTGAGACAACATGGTGGGGAGGTGAGGGAGTTTAGTGCTGTGTCATTGTTTTCATGAGTAACAAAGGAAGACTCACCTGaatgatgtgtgtttttttgtttgttccgACAGCATACAAAGAGAAGATGAAGGAGTTGTCTGTCCTCTCCCTCATCTGCTCCTGCTTCTACCCAGAGTCGCGCAACAAGCTCGTGTGCGAGTTCGAAGGTAACGGATTTGCTCAAACATTGATTTTCCTTCTGTTTAAACAAATTTCCCCCCTCGATGGATGGTTTTCTCCAGCTAAATCCCCTGAATACACACATTAGCAATGCTGATACATTATTGGACATTGATTTCCAGACATGGAGGTGAAGGCTATAGACAAGCGGGCCTCAGGACAGGCCTTCGAGGTGATTCTCAAGCCGCTGTCTCCGGTGTCCGATGTTGCCCACAACCTGCCCTCGCCTCCGAAGAGGGACATCTCCTTGGAGGACATCGAGAAGAAACTGGAGGCCGCTGAAGACCGGAGGAAGGTGGGTGTGTTGCCTTGAGGTCTTGATGTTAAATGATTCCAAATCTGATGTgtattttgcttgtgttttcagTACCAAGAGGCCCAGGTGCTGAGGGCTTTGGCGGAGAAGCGCGAGCACGAGCGGGACGTGTTGCTAAAGGCCATGGAGGAGAACAGCAACTTCAGCAAGATGGCCgaggagaagctgcagctgaagaTGGAGCAGATCAAGGAGAACCGCGAGGCCTATCTGGCAGCTTTGCTCGAGCGTCtgcaggagaaggtgaggagAATCTCAGGCTTCAGATGTGCGAGCGAAAGCGCAAATTTCCGCATGTCCTGACGAATAACCGTCCTAACTGTGTTGCCGTTTCCAGGAGAGACATGCAGCCGAGGTGCGCAGGAACAAAGAGCTGAGGGAAGAGCTGACAGCATGAGCCTCACATGAGTCCATCCGAGTCCCTCCATCTCCCCCCTTCCTCCTTGCCCTGCCCTCACCCTCTCCGTAACAGACACTCAACCCCGGGAGGCCGAGAGGTTCGAGGACCtcaccaaccaccaccaacacACCACGACACACCATTACCACCACCACTACTATCAGTATTATCAGTGG from the Acanthochromis polyacanthus isolate Apoly-LR-REF ecotype Palm Island chromosome 12, KAUST_Apoly_ChrSc, whole genome shotgun sequence genome contains:
- the stmn2a gene encoding stathmin-2a; amino-acid sequence: MAKTATAYKEKMKELSVLSLICSCFYPESRNKLVCEFEDMEVKAIDKRASGQAFEVILKPLSPVSDVAHNLPSPPKRDISLEDIEKKLEAAEDRRKYQEAQVLRALAEKREHERDVLLKAMEENSNFSKMAEEKLQLKMEQIKENREAYLAALLERLQEKERHAAEVRRNKELREELTA